A genome region from Camelina sativa cultivar DH55 chromosome 10, Cs, whole genome shotgun sequence includes the following:
- the LOC104718661 gene encoding disease resistance protein RPP4-like: protein MAASSSSGSRRYDVFPSFRGEDVRDSFLSHLLKELKRKTITFIDDEIERSRPIGSELLSAIKQSRIAIVVFSENYASSTWCLNELVEIHKCYLELDLMVIPIFFHVDPSEVRKQTGEFGKAFHKTCEGKSDDEIQSWKLALADVASMAGEDLRNWPNEAAMIEKVTHDVLKKSMTPSDDFGEFVGIEAHLEELNSMLCLESEEARVVGILGTSGIGKTTIARALYNQLSSHFHLRAFEACRRTIGDDYSQKLYWEEQLLSKILGEKDLKIEKVGVVKERLKEKKVLIVLDDVDDLELLKTLVGQTGWFGSGSRVIVITQDRRILEAHNIELIHEVEFPSELLALEIFCRSAFAQDSPPDGFVELAVEVAELAGNLPLGLSVLGSSLKGRDKDEWMMMLPLLRNGLDGKIEKTLRVSYDRLDRKERDLFLHIACLFNGDEVRLISDLLRDNADIRLTMLAKKSLIRITTQPETVVMHNLLQKLGREIVRAESDSPERRRFLVDIEDIRDVLVDNDDDTGMQTVLGIYLDASYTPESFSINDQSFECVRSLQFLIVSDHRLWAEKREGKWLIPMDMRVYEDGRICYTGDHDLKWLQLGTRGRLDLPTRLDYLPPKLKLLRWNNCPLNCLPNSFKAAYLVELTLENSNLEKLWEETPQLGRLKRMNLHGSKNLKEIPDLSNAINLEKLILIECSSLVTLPSSIQNVTKLSHLYMMGIFFKPLQLRKPFVSLDENSFKGMLNLQFLKIQDHSWWQPNGTKLDLPNGLVYLPRKLKWLEWNTRPLKCLPSNFKAEYLVELTMKCSKLEKSWEGAQPLGNLKRMIMDGSKYLKEIPDLSYARNLEELYLFECTSLVTLTSSIQNAIKLRKLDMRGCTKLESFPTHLNLESLEYLDLTGCHNLRKFPLIIMEKSASSPYGMKIEVEDCFWNKNLPPLDYLDCLMRCMPCEFRPEYLVRLIVRGNKMLEKLWEGVQSLGSLVKMDLSECENLTEVPDLSKATNLESLKLNNCKSLVMLPSTIGNLQNLEHLGLSGCKSLVMLPCSVNLSCLGSLCLNGCSSLTSFPLISSSIYMLHLENTAIEEVPNCIENFSRLVELTMSGCKRLKNVSPNIFGLSSLKKLDFTDCGDFVTALRDATVMGTLEDHFSCIPTDGKYCKFLNCFKLDVDARELILRSYFKPTVLLGGQVPKHFTHRAYGNSLSVTLPHSSLSQDFLRFKACVVVDFRTAVEDRDSCLLVNAVFNGRKYWQSFFKGADLNWGNTDHLLVCSFKFHPMDLPSSLVFNDVEFKFSCSYRIKECGVRLLNVYPSPDGAATSSETKEYNQQSRGKGDVVVETRRSKKRRTRVSLFAITRTEYFKFQDQNNHRLLNRIDPLNLLCR, encoded by the exons ATggcggcttcttcttcttctggtagCCGGAGATACGACGTTTTCCCAAGCTTTCGTGGAGAAGATGTCCGTGACTCATTCCTCAGCCATCTCCTCAAGGAGCTCAAACGCAAAACAATCACATTCATAGATGATGAGATCGAGAGAAGCCGCCCAATCGGCTCTGAGCTTTTATCGGCAATAAAACAATCTAGGATCGCTATCGTCGTCTTCTCTGAGAACTATGCTTCGTCCACCTGGTGCCTGAATGAATTGGTTGAGATTCACAAGTGTTACTTGGAGTTGGATCTAATGGTGATTCCGATCTTCTTCCACGTTGATCCTTCCGAAGTTAGAAAACAGACCGGTGAATTCGGCAAAGCCTTTCATAAAACCTGCGAGGGCAAATCAGATGATGAGATACAAAGTTGGAAGCTAGCTCTAGCTGATGTTGCAAGTATGGCTGGAGAGGATCTTCGGAACTG GCCTAATGAAGCAGCCATGATTGAAAAGGTAACACACGATGTTTTGAAAAAGAGTATGACACCATCTGATGATTTTGGCGAATTCGTGGGGATTGAAGCTCATTTAGAGGAATTGAATTCAATGTTGTGCTTGGAATCTGAGGAAGCTAGAGTGGTTGGGATTTTAGGAACTTCAGGGATTGGTAAGACTACTATTGCAAGAGCTCTATACAATCAACTCTCTAGCCACTTCCATCTTCGGGCTTTTGAAGCTTGTAGGAGAACCATCGGAGATGACTATAGCCAGAAGTTGTATTGGGAAGAACAACTTCTGTCAAAGATATTAGGTGAAAAGGACTTGAAGATAGAGAAGgtaggtgtggtgaaagaaAGGTTAAAGGAGAAGAAAGTTCTTATAGttcttgatgatgttgatgatctaGAGCTACTAAAAACATTGGTTGGACAAACTGGATGGTTCGGATCCGGGAGCAGAGTTATTGTTATTACTCAAGATAGGCGAATTCTTGAGGCTCATAATATTGAACTTATACATGAGGTGGAGTTCCCATCTGAACTTCTTGCTCTTGAGATATTTTGCCGGTCTGCTTTTGCGCAAGACTCTCCACCCGATGGTTTTGTGGAACTCGCAGTTGAAGTGGCGGAGCTTGCCGGTAATCTTCCTTTAGGTCTCAGTGTCCTTGGTTCGTCTTTAAAAGGAAGGGACAAAGATGAGTGGATGATGATGCTTCCTCTGCTTCGAAATGGTTTGGATGGGAAAATTGAGAAAACGTTAAGAGTCAGCTACGATAGGTTGGATAGAAAAGAGCGAGACTTGTTTCTTCACATTGCATGTTTATTCAATGGAGACGAAGTCCGTTTAATCAGTGACTTGCTCAGAGATAATGCTGACATTAGGCTTACAATGTTGGCTAAAAAGTCCCTCATACGTATAACAACACAGCCAGAAACTGTAGTGATGCATAATTTGCTACAGAAGTTGGGTAGAGAAATTGTCCGTGCGGAGTCTGACAGTCCTGAGAGACGTCGATTTCTGGTTGATATTGAAGATATCCGAGATGTACTAGTCGATAACGATGATGATACG GGGATGCAAACTGTGCTTGGGATATATCTCGACGCATCATATACACCAGAATCATTTTCAATAAATGATCAATCGTTCGAATGTGTGCGCAGTCTCCAGTTTCTAATAGTTTCTGATCATCGCCTGTGGGCAGAAAAAAGAGAAGGCAAATGGCTAATACCTATGGATATGCGTGTATATGAAGATGGACGAATTTGTTATACCGGTGATCACGATCTCAAATGGCTACAGTTGGGGACTAGGGGCAGATTGGATCTACCTACAAGACTCGATTATTTGCCCCCTAAACTCAAATTGCTAAGGTGGAATAACTGTCCACTGAATTGTTTGCCTAATAGTTTTAAGGCTGCGTATCTGGTTGAACTCACATTGGAGAACAGTAACCTTGAGAAGCTGTGGGAAGAAACTCCG CAACTTGGAAGGCTCAAGAGGATGAATCTGCATGgttctaaaaatttgaaagaaattcCAGATCTTTCTAATGCCATAAATCTCGAGAAACTAATTCTTATTGAATGCTCTTCGTTGGTGACACTTCCTTCTTCGATTCAGAATGTAACTAAACTAAGTCACTTATATATGATGG GGATATTTTTCAAACCGTTACAACTCAGAAAGCCATTTGTTTCACTAGATGAAAACTCGTTCAAAGGCATGCTTAATCTCCAATTTCTAAAAATTCAAGATCATTCCTGGTGGCAACCGAATGGAACCAAATTAGATCTACCTAACGGTCTCGTTTACTTGCCTCGAAAACTCAAATGGCTAGAATGGAATACTCGTCCATTGAAGTGTTTGCCTTCTAATTTTAAGGCGGAGTATCTGGTTGAACTCACAATGAAGTGTAGTAAGCTTGAGAAGTCGTGGGAAGGTGCTCAG CCACTTGGGAATCTCAAGAGGATGATTATGGATGGTTccaaatatttgaaagaaattCCAGATCTTTCTTATGCCAGAAACCTCGAGGAATTATATCTTTTTGAATGCACTTCTTTGGTGACACTTACTTCCTCAATTCAGAATGCCATTAAACTGAGGAAGTTAGATATGAGGGGTTGCACAAAGCTAGAGAGTTTTCCAACTCATCTCAACTTGGAATCTCTCGAATACCTCGATCTCACTGGATGCCACAATTTGAGAAAATTCCCTCTAATTATAATGGAAAAGTCAGCCTCTTCGCCATATGGAATGAAGATTGAAGTTGAAGATTGTTTCTGGAACAAGAATCTCCCTCCACTGGATTATCTCGACTGCCTTATGAGATGTATGCCTTGTGAATTTCGCCCAGAATATCTCGTTCGTCTTATAGTGAGAGGCAACAAAATGCTGGAGAAGCTATGGGAAGGCGTCCAG TCGCTTGGAAGTCTCGTGAAGATGGATCTGTCAGAATGTGAAAACCTAACAGAAGTTCCAGATCTTTCAAAGGCCACCAATCTGGAGAGTTTGAAACTCAATAATTGCAAAAGTTTGGTGATGTTACCTTCTACAATTGGGAATCTCCAAAATTTGGAGCATTTGGGTCTCAGTGGATGCAAAAGTTTGGTGATGTTACCGT GTTCTGTTAACTTGTCATGTCTTGGAAGCCTCTGTCTCAATGGTTGCTCAAGTTTGACAAGTTTTCCTCTCATTTCAAGTAGTATCTACATGCTCCATCTAGAAAACACCGCCATTGAAGAAGTTCCCAACTGCATTGAAAATTTCTCGAGGCTCGTTGAACTAACGATGAGTGGTTGCAAGAGGTTGAAAAATGTCTCCCCAAACATTTTTGGACTGTCAAGTCTAAAGAAGCTCGACTTTACAGACTGTGGAGATTTCGTCACGGCACTGCGTGATGCCACTGTGATGGGAACATTGGAAGATCACTTTTCTTGTATACCAACTGATGGCAAATATTGTAAGTTCTTGAATTGCTTCAAACTGGATGTAGATGCGCGAGAACTCATCCTACGATCATACTTCAAGCCTACGGTCTTACTAGGTGGACAAGTACCTAAGCATTTCACGCATCGTGCTTATGGAAATTCCCTATCTGTCACTTTACCTCatagctctctctctcaagaTTTCTTGCGATTCAAGGCTTGCGTCGTGGTTGACTTTCGAACCGCGGTCGAGGATCGGGACTCATGTTTGCTGGTAAACGCTGTCTTCAACGGCAGAAAGTATTGGCAATCATTTTTCAAAGGGGCAGACCTGAACTGGGGTAACACGGATCATCTGTTAGTTTGTTCCTTCAAGTTCCATCCTATGGATCTTCCATCTAGCTTGGTTTTCAACGATGTGGAGTTTAAGTTTTCTTGCTCCTATAGAATAAAAGAGTGCGGTGTACGACTCTTGAATGTCTATCCATCTCCAGATGGTGCTGCTACAAGCTCTGAAACAAAGGAGTACAACCAACAGTCTAGAGGAAAAGGTGACGTTGTAGTAGAGACTAGGAGAAGCAAGAAGCGGCGGACGCGGGTAAGCCTTTTTGCCATAACTAGAACAGAGTATTTTAAATTCCAGGATCAAAATAACCATAGACTGCTTAACAGAATCGATCCTTTGAATTTATTATGCAGATGA
- the LOC104718660 gene encoding disease resistance protein RPP4-like, whose translation MAASSSSGSRRYDVFPSFSGEDVRKTFLSHLRKELDRKSIITFMDHGIERSCQIAPELLKAIREARISMVIFSKNYSSSTWCLNELVEIHKCYKELDQMVIPVFYDVDPSDVRKQTGEFSKVFEETCKDKTEDVKQEWKRVLSEIASIAGEHLQNGSDEASVGAGFSTPDIPN comes from the exons ATggcggcttcttcttcttctggcaGCCGGAGATACGACGTTTTCCCAAGCTTCAGTGGGGAAGATGTCCGCAAGACGTTCCTCAGCCATCTTCGTAAGGAACTCGACCGCAAATCAATCATCACATTCATGGATCATGGGATCGAGAGAAGCTGCCAAATCGCCCCTGAGCTTTTAAAGGCGATTAGAGAAGCGAGGATCTCAATGGTCATCTTCTCTAAGAACTATTCTTCTTCCACGTGGTGCTTGAATGAATTGGTTGAGATCCACAAGTGTTACAAGGAGTTGGATCAAATGGTTATACCCGTTTTCTACGACGTCGATCCTTCTGATGTTAGAAAACAGACGGGTGAATTTAGTAAAGTCTTTGAAGAGACATGCAAAGACAAAACAGAAGATGTGAAACAAGAATGGAAAAGAGTTCTATCAGAGATAGCAAGTATAGCCGGAGAGCATCTTCAGAACGg GAGTGACGAAGCAagtgttggtgcgggatttagcacccccgacataccgaactaa
- the LOC104718666 gene encoding uncharacterized protein LOC104718666, whose translation MIEVKRPGSSTTRITTTLVDSFMILFRNKHILLPIFALLAIPLAALHLSLTLTSFRLKNHVFRLEALANVVHTRFESRQIWQESREDAVSLLHLKSRYFIPSFILSCIASITVITSTSLTHQGLNPSLKSSFASVKSSWMRVTATSIIVYGLLFLYSPVPMFLSALVGYTPTLRYLITIFCLGVEVYIMAITGLGLVVSVLEERYGFDAVKEGTALMKGRRITGLALAGVFVFLSSYIGHGMEKLAKELDMDSSSGSWWRSVVVAGGWDGWKLVCMYGAEVVLSYVVITVFYCECRNRNGISDANVADDAGLAI comes from the coding sequence ATGATTGAGGTAAAGCGACCTGGTTCTTCCACCACACGGATCACCACAACACTCGTTGATTCTTTCATGATTCTCTTCAGAAACAAACACATCTTGTTACCAATCTTTGCCCTCTTAGCGATCCCTCTAGCAGCTTTACACCTCTCCCTAACTCTTACCTCCTTTCGCCTTAAAAACCATGTCTTTCGTCTTGAAGCCTTAGCTAACGTAGTGCACACACGGTTTGAATCTAGACAGATATGGCAAGAGTCTAGAGAAGACGCTGTCTCGCTTTTACATCTCAAGTCTCGGTATTTCATCCCATCCTTTATCCTCTCCTGTATCGCTTCCATAACTGTCATCACATCAACTTCCTTAACACACCAAGGCCTAAACCCATCTCTGAAGTCGTCATTTGCTTCAGTGAAGTCCTCTTGGATGAGAGTTACAGCAACTTCTATCATCGTCTATGGTCTGCTCTTCCTCTACTCACCAGTTCCCATGTTTTTATCAGCTCTCGTCGGTTACACACCCACATTGCGTTATCTCATCACGATCTTCTGTCTCGGTGTTGAGGTGTACATAATGGCTATAACAGGGCTTGGCCTTGTCGTCTCTGTATTGGAAGAAAGATATGGTTTTGATGCGGTTAAGGAAGGAACTGCCCTGATGAAAGGGAGGAGGATAACGGGATTAGCTTTGGCGggtgtgtttgtgtttctatCGAGTTACATTGGTCATGGGATGGAGAAGTTGGCAAAGGAGCTAGATATGGACTCGAGCTCAGGGtcgtggtggaggtcggtggtTGTGGCTGGTGGGTGGGACGGGTGGAAGCTGGTTTGTATGTATGGGGCTGAGGTGGTGTTGAGTTATGTTGTAATCACTGTTTTTTACTGTGAGTGTAGGAATCGCAATGGTATCAGCGATGCAAATGTTGCTGATGACGCAGGTCTTGCTATTTAA
- the LOC104718667 gene encoding polycomb group protein VERNALIZATION 2-like isoform X3 has protein sequence MCRQNCRAKSSPEEVISTDENLLIYCKPVRLYNIFHLRSLCNPSFLPRCLNYKIGAKRKRKSRSNGMVVFNYKDCNNTLQKTEVREDCSCPFCFMLCGSFKGLQFHLNSSHDLFEFEFKLSEEYQTVNVSVKLDSFIFDEEEGSDDDKFEPFSLCSKPRKRRQRGGKNNTRRLKVQFLPLDSPSLANGTEDGLALLNYGNRGLGYPEATGLFEMTRNTPPAIAHSSLGADAKVVLTSEAVVSATRTKKLSAERSEARSHLLLQKRQFYHSHRVQPMGLEQVMSDRDSEDEVDDVVADFEDRQMLDDFVDVNKDEKQFMHLWNSFVRKQRVIADGHISWACEAFSRFYEKELHSYSSLFWCWRLFLIKLWNHGLVDSATINNCSTILENCRNSSDTINNTSVDHPNDISNKNTDGMDVDNNDNNTRDN, from the exons ATGTGTAGGCAAAACTGTCGCGCTAAGTCCTCGCCTGAGGAAGTGATTTCAACTGATGAGAATCTCTTGATATATTGTAAACCTGTTCGACTATACAACATCTTTCACCTTCGCTCTCTATGCAAC CCATCGTTTCTTCCAAGATGCTTGAACTACAAAATTGGAGCAAAGCGCAAAAGAAA GTCAAGATCTAATGGGATGGTAGTTTTCAACTATAAGGATTGTAATAACACTTTACAGAAAACTGAAG TTAGGGAAGATTGTTCTTGTCCATTTTGTTTTATGCTATGTGGCAGCTTCAAG GGGCTTCAATTTCATTTGAATTCGTCtcatgatttatttgaatttgagtTCAAG CTTTCTGAAGAATACCAGACAGTTAATGTTTCTGTAAAACTTGATTCCTTCATATTTGATGAG GAAGAAGGAAGCGATGACGATAAATTTGAGCCCTTCTCTCTCTG CTCGAAACCTCGTAAGCGTAGACAAAGAGGTGGCAAAAATAACACAAGACGACTTAAAGTTCAATTTTTACCACTGGATTCACCCAGTTTAGCTAATGGCACAGAAGATGGACTTGCCCTACTGAATTATG GAAACCGTGGTCTAGGATATCCCGAGGCAACTGGACTGTTTGAGATGACTAGAAACACTCCGCCTGCCATAGCTCATTCTTCTCTGGGCGCTGATGCAAAAGTTGTATTAACAAGCGAAGCTGTGGTCTCTGCTACTAggacaaaaaaattatctgcTGAGCGATCAGAGGCTAGAAG CCACCTGCTTCTTCAGAAACGCCAATTCTATCATTCTCACAGAGTGCAG CCAATGGGGCTTGAACAAGTAATGTCTGATCGGGATAGCGAGGATGAAGTCGATGACGTTGTTGCAGATTTCGAAGATCGCCAG ATGCTTGATGATTTTGTGGATGTGAATAAAGATGAAAAGCAATTCATGCATCTTTGGAACTCATTTGTAAGAAAGCAAAG GGTCATAGCAGATGGTCATATCTCATGGGCATGTGAAGCATTTTCAAGATTTTACGAGAAGGAGTTGCACAGTTACTCATCTCTCTTCTG GTGCTGGAGATTGTTTTTGATCAAACTATGGAACCATGGACTTGTCGACTCAGCCACCATCAACAACTGCAGTACCATCCTCGAGAATTGCCGTAATAGCTCAGACACCATCAACAATACAAGTGTGGATCATCCCAATGACATAAGCAACAAGAACACTGACGGTATGGATGTTGACAACAATGACAATAACACCAGagacaattaa
- the LOC104718667 gene encoding polycomb group protein VERNALIZATION 2-like isoform X1, whose translation MCRQNCRAKSSPEEVISTDENLLIYCKPVRLYNIFHLRSLCNPSFLPRCLNYKIGAKRKRKSRSNGMVVFNYKDCNNTLQKTEVREDCSCPFCFMLCGSFKGLQFHLNSSHDLFEFEFKLSEEYQTVNVSVKLDSFIFDEEEGSDDDKFEPFSLCSKPRKRRQRGGKNNTRRLKVQFLPLDSPSLANGTEDGLALLNYGNRGLGYPEATGLFEMTRNTPPAIAHSSLGADAKVVLTSEAVVSATRTKKLSAERSEARSHLLLQKRQFYHSHRVQPMGLEQVMSDRDSEDEVDDVVADFEDRQLQMLDDFVDVNKDEKQFMHLWNSFVRKQRVIADGHISWACEAFSRFYEKELHSYSSLFWCWRLFLIKLWNHGLVDSATINNCSTILENCRNSSDTINNTSVDHPNDISNKNTDGMDVDNNDNNTRDN comes from the exons ATGTGTAGGCAAAACTGTCGCGCTAAGTCCTCGCCTGAGGAAGTGATTTCAACTGATGAGAATCTCTTGATATATTGTAAACCTGTTCGACTATACAACATCTTTCACCTTCGCTCTCTATGCAAC CCATCGTTTCTTCCAAGATGCTTGAACTACAAAATTGGAGCAAAGCGCAAAAGAAA GTCAAGATCTAATGGGATGGTAGTTTTCAACTATAAGGATTGTAATAACACTTTACAGAAAACTGAAG TTAGGGAAGATTGTTCTTGTCCATTTTGTTTTATGCTATGTGGCAGCTTCAAG GGGCTTCAATTTCATTTGAATTCGTCtcatgatttatttgaatttgagtTCAAG CTTTCTGAAGAATACCAGACAGTTAATGTTTCTGTAAAACTTGATTCCTTCATATTTGATGAG GAAGAAGGAAGCGATGACGATAAATTTGAGCCCTTCTCTCTCTG CTCGAAACCTCGTAAGCGTAGACAAAGAGGTGGCAAAAATAACACAAGACGACTTAAAGTTCAATTTTTACCACTGGATTCACCCAGTTTAGCTAATGGCACAGAAGATGGACTTGCCCTACTGAATTATG GAAACCGTGGTCTAGGATATCCCGAGGCAACTGGACTGTTTGAGATGACTAGAAACACTCCGCCTGCCATAGCTCATTCTTCTCTGGGCGCTGATGCAAAAGTTGTATTAACAAGCGAAGCTGTGGTCTCTGCTACTAggacaaaaaaattatctgcTGAGCGATCAGAGGCTAGAAG CCACCTGCTTCTTCAGAAACGCCAATTCTATCATTCTCACAGAGTGCAG CCAATGGGGCTTGAACAAGTAATGTCTGATCGGGATAGCGAGGATGAAGTCGATGACGTTGTTGCAGATTTCGAAGATCGCCAG CTGCAGATGCTTGATGATTTTGTGGATGTGAATAAAGATGAAAAGCAATTCATGCATCTTTGGAACTCATTTGTAAGAAAGCAAAG GGTCATAGCAGATGGTCATATCTCATGGGCATGTGAAGCATTTTCAAGATTTTACGAGAAGGAGTTGCACAGTTACTCATCTCTCTTCTG GTGCTGGAGATTGTTTTTGATCAAACTATGGAACCATGGACTTGTCGACTCAGCCACCATCAACAACTGCAGTACCATCCTCGAGAATTGCCGTAATAGCTCAGACACCATCAACAATACAAGTGTGGATCATCCCAATGACATAAGCAACAAGAACACTGACGGTATGGATGTTGACAACAATGACAATAACACCAGagacaattaa
- the LOC104718667 gene encoding polycomb group protein VERNALIZATION 2-like isoform X2, with translation MCRQNCRAKSSPEEVISTDENLLIYCKPVRLYNIFHLRSLCNPSFLPRCLNYKIGAKRKRKSRSNGMVVFNYKDCNNTLQKTEVREDCSCPFCFMLCGSFKGLQFHLNSSHDLFEFEFKLSEEYQTVNVSVKLDSFIFEEEGSDDDKFEPFSLCSKPRKRRQRGGKNNTRRLKVQFLPLDSPSLANGTEDGLALLNYGNRGLGYPEATGLFEMTRNTPPAIAHSSLGADAKVVLTSEAVVSATRTKKLSAERSEARSHLLLQKRQFYHSHRVQPMGLEQVMSDRDSEDEVDDVVADFEDRQLQMLDDFVDVNKDEKQFMHLWNSFVRKQRVIADGHISWACEAFSRFYEKELHSYSSLFWCWRLFLIKLWNHGLVDSATINNCSTILENCRNSSDTINNTSVDHPNDISNKNTDGMDVDNNDNNTRDN, from the exons ATGTGTAGGCAAAACTGTCGCGCTAAGTCCTCGCCTGAGGAAGTGATTTCAACTGATGAGAATCTCTTGATATATTGTAAACCTGTTCGACTATACAACATCTTTCACCTTCGCTCTCTATGCAAC CCATCGTTTCTTCCAAGATGCTTGAACTACAAAATTGGAGCAAAGCGCAAAAGAAA GTCAAGATCTAATGGGATGGTAGTTTTCAACTATAAGGATTGTAATAACACTTTACAGAAAACTGAAG TTAGGGAAGATTGTTCTTGTCCATTTTGTTTTATGCTATGTGGCAGCTTCAAG GGGCTTCAATTTCATTTGAATTCGTCtcatgatttatttgaatttgagtTCAAG CTTTCTGAAGAATACCAGACAGTTAATGTTTCTGTAAAACTTGATTCCTTCATATTTG AGGAAGAAGGAAGCGATGACGATAAATTTGAGCCCTTCTCTCTCTG CTCGAAACCTCGTAAGCGTAGACAAAGAGGTGGCAAAAATAACACAAGACGACTTAAAGTTCAATTTTTACCACTGGATTCACCCAGTTTAGCTAATGGCACAGAAGATGGACTTGCCCTACTGAATTATG GAAACCGTGGTCTAGGATATCCCGAGGCAACTGGACTGTTTGAGATGACTAGAAACACTCCGCCTGCCATAGCTCATTCTTCTCTGGGCGCTGATGCAAAAGTTGTATTAACAAGCGAAGCTGTGGTCTCTGCTACTAggacaaaaaaattatctgcTGAGCGATCAGAGGCTAGAAG CCACCTGCTTCTTCAGAAACGCCAATTCTATCATTCTCACAGAGTGCAG CCAATGGGGCTTGAACAAGTAATGTCTGATCGGGATAGCGAGGATGAAGTCGATGACGTTGTTGCAGATTTCGAAGATCGCCAG CTGCAGATGCTTGATGATTTTGTGGATGTGAATAAAGATGAAAAGCAATTCATGCATCTTTGGAACTCATTTGTAAGAAAGCAAAG GGTCATAGCAGATGGTCATATCTCATGGGCATGTGAAGCATTTTCAAGATTTTACGAGAAGGAGTTGCACAGTTACTCATCTCTCTTCTG GTGCTGGAGATTGTTTTTGATCAAACTATGGAACCATGGACTTGTCGACTCAGCCACCATCAACAACTGCAGTACCATCCTCGAGAATTGCCGTAATAGCTCAGACACCATCAACAATACAAGTGTGGATCATCCCAATGACATAAGCAACAAGAACACTGACGGTATGGATGTTGACAACAATGACAATAACACCAGagacaattaa
- the LOC104718670 gene encoding uncharacterized protein LOC104718670 isoform X1: MRRSTSGSRVSDQFAAKTPSPPRSQSVAAMDDDVELLLPRYDPNSEAGKRENSRFRSAENVIHLIPLILLLCVVILWLSSHSVMDLEIVSRFKELSSRSNMLVLSMGTQFQFWETKQLFLLPVNLCRKPYVTLAFFFVLYTHD; encoded by the exons ATGCGTAGATCGACGAGTGGTTCTAGAGTTTCGGATCAGTTTGCGGCGAAGACCCCGTCTCCGCCTCGATCTCAGAGTGTTGCAGCTATGGACGATGACGTGGAGCTGCTTTTGCCTAGGTACGACCCGAATTCTGAAGCGGGGAAGAGAGAGAATTCAAGATTCAGATCTGCAGAAAACGTCATTCATCTCATTcctctcattcttcttctctgtgtcGTAATCCTCTGGCTCTCCTCTCATTCAG TGATGGATTTGGAAATTGTCAGCAGGTTCAAGGAGTTGAGTTCAAGAAGCAACATGCTTGTCTTGTCCATGGGAACTCAATTTCAGTTTTGGGAAACGAAACAACTTTTTTTACTGCCGGTGAATTTGTGCCGCAAACCATACGTAactcttgcatttttttttgttctttatacacatgactaa
- the LOC104718670 gene encoding uncharacterized protein LOC104718670 isoform X3, translated as MRRSTSGSRVSDQFAAKTPSPPRSQSVAAMDDDVELLLPRYDPNSEAGKRENSRFRSAENVIHLIPLILLLCVVILWLSSHSGSRS; from the exons ATGCGTAGATCGACGAGTGGTTCTAGAGTTTCGGATCAGTTTGCGGCGAAGACCCCGTCTCCGCCTCGATCTCAGAGTGTTGCAGCTATGGACGATGACGTGGAGCTGCTTTTGCCTAGGTACGACCCGAATTCTGAAGCGGGGAAGAGAGAGAATTCAAGATTCAGATCTGCAGAAAACGTCATTCATCTCATTcctctcattcttcttctctgtgtcGTAATCCTCTGGCTCTCCTCTCATTCAG GTTCAAGGAGTTGA
- the LOC104718670 gene encoding uncharacterized protein LOC104718670 isoform X2, with protein sequence MRRSTSGSRVSDQFAAKTPSPPRSQSVAAMDDDVELLLPRYDPNSEAGKRENSRFRSAENVIHLIPLILLLCVVILWLSSHSAGSRS encoded by the exons ATGCGTAGATCGACGAGTGGTTCTAGAGTTTCGGATCAGTTTGCGGCGAAGACCCCGTCTCCGCCTCGATCTCAGAGTGTTGCAGCTATGGACGATGACGTGGAGCTGCTTTTGCCTAGGTACGACCCGAATTCTGAAGCGGGGAAGAGAGAGAATTCAAGATTCAGATCTGCAGAAAACGTCATTCATCTCATTcctctcattcttcttctctgtgtcGTAATCCTCTGGCTCTCCTCTCATTCAG CAGGTTCAAGGAGTTGA